The Malus sylvestris chromosome 3, drMalSylv7.2, whole genome shotgun sequence genomic sequence CCGGGTTTATGATTTCTTGCGAGGAATTGGTATTGTCCCTGATGAGCTTGATGGATTGGAGCTTCCTGTTACAGTCGAAGTTATGAGGGAACGTGTGGATTTTCTTCACAATCTGGGGCTTACAATCGAAGACATTAACAACTATCCACTTGTTCTAGGCTGCAGTGTGAAGAAAAACATGATTCCTGTGCTCGATTATCTTGGGAAGTTGGGTGTTAGGAAATCCACATTCACAGAGTTCTTGAGAAGATATCCACAAGTCCTGCATGCTAGTGTTGTTATTGACCTTTCACCAGTGGTCAAGTATCTTCAAGGAATGGATATCAAACCCGATGACATTCCTCGGGTTCTTGAGAAATATCCAGAAGTGCTGGGATTCAAGCTTGAGGGGACCATGAGCACTTCAGTGGCTTACTTAGTTGGAATTGGGGTTGCAAGAAGGGAGATTGGCGGAGTTTTAACTAGATACCCGGAGATTTTAGGGATGCGTGTTGGTAGGGTGATCAAGCCGTTTGTTGAGTATCTTGAAAAGTTGGGTATTCCAATACTAGGTGTGGCTAGGCTGATAGAAAGGCGGCCTCACATCCTTGGGTTTGGATTGGAGGAGAGGGTGAAACCGAATATTCAATCCCTTTTGGAGTTTTGCGTTCGAGAAGAATCACTTGCTTCTGTAGTGGCACAATATCCTGAGATCATAGGAATTGATCTCAAGTCTAAGCTTCTCAGTCAACAAAGTTCACTCAAGTCGGTAATTGATTTGGATCCCGAGGACTTTGGCAGAGTTGTTGAGAAGATGCCTCAGGTTGTTAGCCTCAGTGATAGACCTATGATGAAGCATGTCGATTTCCTTAGGAATTGTGGATTTTCCTTGGAGCAAGTGAGGAAGATTGTCGTCGGGTGTCCCCAGTTGCTTGCCTTGAATCTCGACATCATGAAACTCAGCTTCGATTTCTTTCAAACAGAGATGCAAAGGCCTTTGGATGACTTGGTTGCTTTCCCAGCATTCTTTACTTATGGTCTGGATTCGACCATAAAACCAAGACATAAGATGGTTTCAAAGAAAGGGTTGAAATGCTCCCTCGGATGGCTTCTCAACTGCTCCGATGAAAAGTTTGCGCAACGAATGGACTACGACACTATTGACATGGAGGAGATGGAATCATTACCGTCATTTAATATGAATACGCTCACAGAACCAAGGAGCGACAATTCAGGTTCTGACTACGATGATGATAGCGATGATGATTATGTATAGAAATAGAATGATCACTCAACCTTCAATTTGGCTTTTCAAATTGGGGTTTCCAGTAGAGTTTTGTGGATGTTATATTGTGaaagtaaatttatttatttgaagtattacacactttttcttttttggcaaGTACTTGTGATGTTAGGCCTCATTTGGCAGCCTGTATAAGGGATCAGATAGGATAGTTAATATGATTCCGGGTGTTTGGTGCAATTCAGTACTAAATAGTACCCGTATTACTTATACTGGGCCCACACATTTACATGTGCTAATGTAGCAAGAATgtaaaggaagaggaagaggctAGAAACCGAGTCCGAATTTGCTCACTAACCTTCTTAAAGCGCACCGCGTGTTCAGAGTATTGTGTTCACGAGTATTTTGTTAGTTCGACGATGGATTTTTCTTCATTGATGGGgtaaatttttgagtttttctaCTCAAACACCAAATTCGTCTTGAGTTTGATCGTGAACTTAAGCAGAGCACATTTCTGGTGAGGACAAGGGAGCAAATTGATGCGGTAACTTTCTGAGATTCCAATAGAAGTACGAATGACATTGTTATGTTGTTGCAAGAACAACAGCGAAACGATTCAGTATTTCTATGTACAAAACTACAAATTTATCATTTCATAACTTTTGTTCAACTATATTTTCTCTTGTCAATATCCATCCTATATGAATAAGATCGCCGGAACATGAACGAATGCGTCCATTATCGCGACATTTCCCCAAAGTCTGACGGTGGCTTTGGCTCCTGCAGGCTGCAAGTGAGGCAAGCACCATTTTGTTCATGTAAATGTACAAGCTCTCTTCATACTTTCGAGCCATCAGCATCGAGAAACCTCGTATAATCGTGTGCCTATCGATTCATCTGAAAAAGCAAGCTACTTGGATTCCTAGTCTTTTGTTTGCAGCCAACCAAGCTGTAGGAACAGAATGTATGTTACTAACTATATCAGCAGAGAAATATCACAAATTATACAAAGGAATGCCTAAAGTAAACATCTGAATCTCAGATCACGTACCTTCCACGCATACATGGCGAAAAAGGCTACGGTATCAGCAGACCAAACGACAGCAAAGGACTTAATAAAGAATGGGATTGTAACATTGAGTAACGGGACGAGGAGGAAGAGATAGTTTAGAGCTTCCTTCTCATTTTTCGAGCAGTCTCGTGCGCGCAGTGAAGGAATTGCTGCAAAATTAGAAGGTTAAATTCTTTGTTCAATTAGTATATCTTTACCACATAGGAAACTTTGCAGGTAAATTTATAGGGGGGATAACTTACTAAACATCCAAATGGACCACATTCCCATTAATCTCCATATGTCTGGTTCATTTGACGGAAAGATGAGATTGAAGGACAGAACTCCGCCTAGCAGCATGGAGGCGTAGGCTTGAACCTCGAAGACAGTGTACAAAGTGCTGCCTGGCACGGCAGGGTTTTTGGAAGCCGTGGAAGCCCTTGGTGCAAAGGTTGCAGCAGTCTTCTGAACAACCTGTTTGTTACAAGAAATGGAAGTATAACGTTGTGAGAAATCGAACAGACTAGTATTCTATCtgcaaaacaaaaaggaatgcAGGTCAGTAAACTACGTTCGAAAACAATAGCCGAAATCAGACTATTCTCCAATGTACATTACTTGTTAGCTTCTTCTACTAGCTCAGTTCTTTGTTCATGTTTCTGGTACTGGTTGTTAATCACAAGTCTACTCCACAACTCAATTCGATCACCCGAATCCAACTCAACTCGATTCATAATCCCACATTAGGCTCACTAAAACACACATTAAACTAACTCTAAATCATATCTTGCAAATTGCCACTGACTCAACTCTATAAGTTGCGGCGTTTTATGCAAAAGGCTTCGATGCTTAACACGCCCCAACCCCGATATCTCCAAATACCAGGATGGGCACGTGTCATCCAGGTGTCATTTGGATATCTGGATTGGGGCGTGTCAATGCTACTAGTAGCGGACACTCATTCTAATGCCATGCCACATTAGAACGTGAGCATGGAAATTTTTTCTCGATGCGGGATTCACACTCTCAACAGCCCGCTTAACGTAATATTTCCGTTTTCACTACCCAATTTTGCAATTCACGAGAAAATTTACAAACAAAGTCTTATGAACAAATTGCAATTCAGGACACCCATCTGAACAAAAAGCTTTAAAATCCGACCTTTTTGAGGTCCTTGTCGAGTggagaagcagcagcagcagggaAAGTGGAGGATTTTCCGGCTTCGCGTGGCTCGGCTTTTTCCACCTCTTCCTTTGGTTCCTCCACTGCTGCCTGAGCATTCAGCTCATTGGCATTGGCATAAAGTCTGAAGAAAATTTTGGCGGGAACTGGAGAATTGCAGGGTGAAACGTGTCTCTGGTTCGAAACGGTGGAAGGATACCTTGAAACTTGGAGGTTGCAGAGAGACGTTGAAGTTAAGGTGTTCATGTTtgaacactttctctctctgctgataagatttttattgaaaattcaacaacaaaatggtgtgagGAAAAACAGAGAGAGATAAGAAATTTGAGGCAGGGAAGAAAGAGATGTTGGACAGCATTTGGGCCTCACTGAATGGAGAGTTCTGGCCCATATTATTGATTGGTTTGGGCCTTACATTGTATCATTGAACAATTGGGTGATATATGGCACAGATATACCGTTCGTCAGTGTGATGTTCTTTGTTAACGACACAATGTCATATAGAGTGAAACTTACATATAgggtgacacgccccgatcctaaTATTCCCAGAATACCTAGATaggcacgtgttggccgacacccgagggtgacgaaagttATTTCTTAAGTGCAAATGCTGAGAATAAAGGAtggataagacttataaatataaaagaatcaagaatatgcatttaaggaacgtattcaaagcatacaactaactaaaacaccgaaagaaataatataaaattgaaagaaacaaaggatggatcctacaccgagaggactcgaagataccgaTGCGGAAATGCCTATATGTCAAGATTGTATGTCTCGATTCTAAGCcatgaagggggcgcaaaacaaacataagtggaccaatttgatatataaATAGGAAAACAATTattaacgtactaacccccaggttttatgaaaacacatatatatcatgataaacataggttttccgaaacctagcatgccgtgcagtgtctcaaatcataacttgtatatataataatcactagtgaattgtccgataacccccaggccccatgccatctccccgtctctgagcatacagtcagaggaaaatacactttaggccccatgccggcactgtccctgtgctaaatagccagag encodes the following:
- the LOC126615464 gene encoding protein RESISTANCE TO PHYTOPHTHORA 1, chloroplastic-like yields the protein MNTLTSTSLCNLQVSRYPSTVSNQRHVSPCNSPVPAKIFFRLYANANELNAQAAVEEPKEEVEKAEPREAGKSSTFPAAAASPLDKDLKKVVQKTAATFAPRASTASKNPAVPGSTLYTVFEVQAYASMLLGGVLSFNLIFPSNEPDIWRLMGMWSIWMFTIPSLRARDCSKNEKEALNYLFLLVPLLNVTIPFFIKSFAVVWSADTVAFFAMYAWKLGWLQTKD
- the LOC126615462 gene encoding transcription termination factor MTERF4, chloroplastic-like, which produces MKIRCYAGITKPSFLLVHSELPAFTSLKPEFDSISTLCNREKLIRLITRCQYSVSGRRSESSYKDSSVSNPNTTRLGRRERGSSSLYSRPSLLDMKNERMENRARVYDFLRGIGIVPDELDGLELPVTVEVMRERVDFLHNLGLTIEDINNYPLVLGCSVKKNMIPVLDYLGKLGVRKSTFTEFLRRYPQVLHASVVIDLSPVVKYLQGMDIKPDDIPRVLEKYPEVLGFKLEGTMSTSVAYLVGIGVARREIGGVLTRYPEILGMRVGRVIKPFVEYLEKLGIPILGVARLIERRPHILGFGLEERVKPNIQSLLEFCVREESLASVVAQYPEIIGIDLKSKLLSQQSSLKSVIDLDPEDFGRVVEKMPQVVSLSDRPMMKHVDFLRNCGFSLEQVRKIVVGCPQLLALNLDIMKLSFDFFQTEMQRPLDDLVAFPAFFTYGLDSTIKPRHKMVSKKGLKCSLGWLLNCSDEKFAQRMDYDTIDMEEMESLPSFNMNTLTEPRSDNSGSDYDDDSDDDYV